From the Methanoculleus caldifontis genome, the window TCGGCGACCGCCCCACCGGTGCCGGGGGCAAGGAGAGCGAGCGGACAGACGCCGGCCACTATCTTCCCTCCGAAACGACCTCGATGAGGCTCGCCTCGGCACGCCGTAGCGAGAGGTGGTATCCCTTCACCAGGTATTCCGTAGGGTCGCCGAAGGGGGCGGCCCGGACGACCTCCACCTCCGCCCCAGAGACCACTCCCATGGCAAGCAAGCGCCTCCTGAGAGCCCCGGAGGCGCGGACGGCGACGACACGGCACCGGCACGCCGGACCGATACGATCGAGCGTGGTAACCGGCGTGCGATCCGTTGCATCTGATCTTTCCATGGAGCAATCTCTCTTATTCGGCCGGT encodes:
- a CDS encoding FeoA family protein; translation: MERSDATDRTPVTTLDRIGPACRCRVVAVRASGALRRRLLAMGVVSGAEVEVVRAAPFGDPTEYLVKGYHLSLRRAEASLIEVVSEGR